The Tardiphaga alba genome includes a window with the following:
- a CDS encoding phytoene desaturase family protein encodes MSDHDVVIIGAGHNGLTCAAYLAMAGLRVKMVDRRSVVGGAAVTQEFHPGFRNSVASYTVSLLNPQIIADLKLHEHGLRIVERKAQNFLPSPDGSYLLTGEGRTQASVAKLSAHDAERIGAFSQQLEVIADVLRAFVLRAPPNVVQGFGLGTISEAINALGTAKILNELTIEQQRILLDLFTCSAGEMLDDVFEHDLVKALFGFDAVVGNYASPYAAGSAYVMLHHAFGEVNGKKGVWGHAIGGMGAITQAMAAAARSHGVEITLGNGVSEVLVERDRAIGVVLENGETIRAKYVISNVNPKLLYTRLTPADALPTAFRERMANWRGGSGTFRMNVALSELPSFTALPGTGDHLTAGIIIAPSLGYMERAWLDAKQDGWSKQPIVELLIPSTLDDSLAPAGQHVASLFCQHVAPELPGGMAWDDHRDTVADLMIQTVDSYAPGFRASVIGRQALSPLDLERDFGLIGGDIFHGALSLNQLFSARPMLGHADYRGPLKGLYHCGSGAHPGGGVTGAPGHNAAKTVLRDHRSLFG; translated from the coding sequence ATGTCAGACCACGACGTTGTGATCATCGGTGCCGGCCATAACGGCCTCACTTGTGCGGCCTATCTGGCCATGGCCGGGCTGCGCGTGAAAATGGTCGACCGCCGCAGCGTGGTGGGCGGCGCCGCGGTGACGCAGGAGTTTCATCCCGGTTTCCGCAATTCGGTGGCGTCCTACACGGTCAGCCTGCTCAATCCGCAGATCATCGCCGATCTCAAATTGCATGAGCACGGCCTGCGCATTGTCGAGCGCAAGGCACAGAATTTTCTGCCATCACCGGACGGTTCCTATCTGCTCACCGGCGAAGGCCGCACGCAGGCGTCCGTCGCAAAGTTAAGCGCTCACGATGCCGAGCGGATCGGCGCCTTCTCGCAGCAGCTCGAAGTGATCGCTGACGTGTTGCGCGCTTTCGTGCTGCGCGCGCCCCCGAATGTGGTGCAGGGCTTTGGCCTCGGAACCATTTCCGAAGCGATCAACGCGCTCGGCACCGCGAAGATCCTGAACGAACTCACCATCGAGCAGCAGCGCATCCTGCTCGATCTCTTCACCTGCTCCGCCGGCGAGATGCTCGACGATGTGTTCGAGCATGATCTGGTCAAGGCGCTGTTCGGCTTCGATGCCGTGGTCGGCAATTATGCGAGCCCTTATGCCGCGGGCTCGGCCTATGTGATGCTGCATCACGCCTTCGGCGAGGTGAATGGCAAGAAGGGCGTGTGGGGCCACGCCATCGGCGGCATGGGCGCCATCACGCAGGCCATGGCCGCCGCGGCGCGCAGCCATGGCGTGGAGATCACGCTCGGCAATGGCGTGAGCGAAGTGCTGGTGGAGCGCGACCGCGCCATCGGCGTGGTGTTGGAGAATGGCGAGACCATTCGCGCGAAATATGTGATCTCCAACGTCAATCCAAAGCTGCTCTATACGCGGCTGACACCGGCCGATGCGCTGCCCACGGCTTTCCGAGAGCGCATGGCGAACTGGCGCGGCGGCTCCGGCACGTTCCGCATGAATGTGGCGCTGAGCGAACTACCCTCATTCACGGCGCTGCCCGGCACCGGCGATCACCTCACCGCCGGCATCATCATCGCGCCGAGCCTCGGCTATATGGAGCGCGCCTGGCTGGATGCGAAGCAGGATGGCTGGAGCAAGCAGCCGATCGTTGAGCTTCTGATCCCCTCCACGCTCGATGACAGCCTCGCGCCGGCCGGCCAGCATGTCGCCAGCCTATTCTGCCAGCATGTGGCGCCGGAGTTGCCGGGCGGCATGGCCTGGGACGACCACCGCGACACTGTGGCCGATCTGATGATCCAGACGGTGGACAGCTACGCCCCCGGCTTCAGGGCCAGCGTGATCGGCCGGCAGGCCCTGTCGCCGCTTGATCTGGAGCGGGATTTCGGCCTGATCGGCGGCGACATCTTTCACGGGGCGCTGAGCCTGAACCAGTTGTTCTCCGCACGTCCGATGCTGGGCCATGCCGACTACCGGGGGCCGTTGAAGGGCCTCTATCACTGCGGGTCCGGCGCCCATCCCGGCGGCGGCGTTACGGGCGCCCCCGGCCACAATGCAGCCAAGACGGTGCTGCGGGATCACCGGTCGCTGTTTGGATAA
- a CDS encoding L,D-transpeptidase, which produces MRAFVMTLLGLSILAAGSSAEAKINITVDKDSQTMTVVQDGVEKYRWPVSSGLPSYETPNGSFQTFRMEEDHYSKEFDEAPMPNAIFFTKRGHAIHGTDSVSRLGSPASHGCVRLSRANAATLFAMVKADGVLNTTVNLTGSSQVALARNPRPSKNANAARREVATAAPSYDAYDNPSEIAPQAVPSNRRIIRQAAQPSYDDRYIYPADGDDGRQYPAPPGYRRMTEAETQQYYANRGYNARGYQQPQVYFAPRMRSPFSDY; this is translated from the coding sequence ATGCGTGCGTTTGTCATGACCCTGCTGGGTCTCTCCATTCTCGCCGCCGGCAGCAGCGCCGAAGCCAAGATCAACATCACCGTCGACAAGGACAGCCAGACGATGACCGTCGTGCAGGACGGCGTCGAAAAGTATCGCTGGCCGGTGTCGTCGGGCCTGCCGTCCTACGAGACGCCCAACGGCAGCTTCCAGACCTTCCGCATGGAGGAGGATCACTACTCCAAGGAATTCGACGAAGCGCCGATGCCGAACGCCATCTTCTTCACCAAGCGCGGCCATGCCATCCACGGCACAGACTCCGTGAGCCGTTTGGGCTCGCCGGCCTCCCATGGTTGCGTCCGCCTGTCACGTGCAAACGCCGCGACCTTGTTCGCGATGGTGAAAGCCGATGGCGTGCTGAACACCACCGTCAATCTCACCGGCTCGTCGCAAGTTGCTCTCGCCCGTAATCCGCGCCCATCGAAGAACGCGAATGCCGCGCGCCGCGAGGTGGCCACCGCTGCGCCGTCCTACGATGCCTATGACAATCCGTCGGAGATCGCACCGCAGGCAGTGCCGAGCAATCGCCGCATCATCCGTCAGGCGGCGCAGCCGAGCTATGACGATCGTTACATCTATCCCGCCGATGGCGACGATGGCCGCCAGTATCCGGCGCCTCCCGGCTATCGCCGCATGACGGAAGCCGAGACCCAGCAATATTATGCAAACCGTGGCTACAATGCTCGCGGCTACCAGCAGCCGCAGGTCTATTTTGCGCCGCGCATGCGCAGCCCGTTCAGCGATTACTGA
- a CDS encoding 50S ribosomal protein L11 methyltransferase codes for MTTTATSSGTSRATFAVGDEFSAKRIVDLLTESFEEGEAAIAAFENPEGRWDVTVHFADPPDEASIRNLVALASDDTVAGSIVFDTIEAKDWVKESLEGLVPVRAGRFIVHGSHDRDKVRDNQLGIEIEAALAFGTGHHGTTRGCLVYLDYVLRSKAPKRILDLGTGTGVLAIAAAKATKKHVLATDIDAMSVKVAHENMKLNGVGNLVETVCATGFSSPAIAKHAPFDLILANILANPLRAMATDMERHMASNGMVILSGLLPHQATSVIVAYRARGLVLLKQQIIEGWSSLLMQRAG; via the coding sequence ATGACCACGACCGCCACCAGTTCTGGCACCAGCCGCGCCACCTTTGCCGTCGGCGATGAATTCAGCGCCAAGCGCATTGTCGATCTGCTCACGGAGAGCTTTGAAGAAGGCGAAGCAGCCATTGCGGCTTTCGAGAATCCGGAAGGCCGCTGGGATGTCACCGTGCATTTTGCCGATCCGCCGGACGAGGCCTCGATCCGCAACCTCGTTGCGCTTGCCTCCGACGACACCGTGGCCGGCAGCATCGTGTTCGATACGATCGAGGCCAAGGACTGGGTGAAGGAAAGCCTCGAAGGCCTGGTGCCGGTGCGCGCCGGGCGCTTCATTGTCCATGGCAGCCACGACCGCGACAAGGTGCGCGACAACCAGCTCGGCATCGAGATCGAAGCGGCGCTGGCCTTCGGCACCGGCCATCACGGCACCACCCGCGGCTGCCTTGTCTATCTCGATTACGTGCTGCGCTCGAAGGCGCCGAAGCGCATTCTCGATCTCGGAACCGGCACCGGCGTGCTCGCCATCGCAGCCGCCAAGGCCACGAAGAAACATGTGCTGGCCACCGATATCGATGCGATGTCGGTCAAGGTCGCGCATGAGAACATGAAACTGAACGGCGTCGGCAATCTCGTTGAGACCGTCTGCGCCACCGGCTTCTCGTCGCCGGCCATCGCCAAGCATGCGCCGTTCGACCTTATCCTCGCAAACATTCTGGCCAATCCCCTGCGCGCCATGGCCACCGACATGGAGCGGCACATGGCGAGCAACGGCATGGTCATTCTGTCCGGCCTGCTGCCGCATCAGGCAACCAGCGTAATCGTCGCATATCGCGCGCGAGGCTTGGTGCTGCTGAAGCAGCAGATCATCGAAGGCTGGAGCAGCTTGTTGATGCAGCGCGCGGGGTAA
- a CDS encoding spermidine synthase — MSSSQPSAAPNSASRNRLLLMVYTAAIFVSALLLFSVQPLFTKMVLPRLGGSPAVWSVAMVFFQSLLLGGYAYAHYLMQLRSRVLPVVIHVVLLVVALLTLPLAIATGWGEPPESGYAFWLLGLFAVSIGLPFFALAANNPMLQAWFVRTGHPDGRDPYFLYASSNIGSFLALLTYPVLLEPMFSLRTQNLIWTSGYGLLIVLIATCGVLLMRSPARAIGTLEANETTVPAPSWLQRLHWIFLAAVPSGLLIAVTAHISTDVAAAPLLWVLPLSLYLLTWVLVFQSRPLLPHWFMLLLQPLAIAGVIVLLAIGGEQNLLLTLGGHQLAFFIIAMACHGELARTRPAARYLTGFYVALSFGGMVGGLFAGLIAPYTFSWIAEYPILIALAVLCRPAQSERFSRWAGIYWLLLFVTAVVLIAPSFTTGKWFDWFDTRRVYVISGVAATGMIVALLLRADRLKLVAVAVLALALLRIYPPDDGRVETVRSFFGVHKIQVTSNGQYHVLLHGTTIHGAEKYLNDDGTPVTGRPEPISYYYKDGGMGQAIAAMRARKGAPLKAAVIGLGSGSLVCAQAPGENWKFFEIDQTMVDTARDPKYFSFISKCQPDIKPVIGDARLTFTKEVDGAYDLIIVDAYSSDAIPIHLATQEAMAIYKAKLAPGGAVVMHVSNRHLELGSVVTGIADANGLTSWVFNEDAGRDAEYIFSTNVVISARDAADVGSIALPSSQWTLTPAKPDRRVWTDDYSNILGAVWRRLRDGDT; from the coding sequence ATGAGTTCGTCGCAGCCGTCCGCCGCCCCAAACTCGGCCTCTCGCAATCGCCTCCTGCTGATGGTCTACACGGCCGCGATTTTCGTCAGCGCGCTGCTGCTGTTCTCGGTGCAGCCGCTGTTCACCAAGATGGTCCTGCCGCGGCTCGGCGGCTCCCCGGCGGTGTGGTCCGTGGCCATGGTGTTCTTCCAGTCGCTGCTGCTCGGCGGTTACGCCTATGCGCATTATTTGATGCAACTCCGCAGCCGTGTGCTCCCGGTGGTCATCCATGTGGTGCTGCTGGTCGTGGCGTTGCTGACGCTGCCGCTGGCCATCGCAACCGGGTGGGGCGAGCCGCCGGAAAGCGGCTACGCCTTCTGGCTGCTCGGCCTGTTCGCCGTCTCCATCGGCCTGCCGTTCTTTGCGCTCGCGGCCAACAATCCGATGCTGCAGGCCTGGTTCGTGCGCACGGGGCATCCGGATGGCCGCGATCCCTATTTTCTTTATGCGTCGTCGAATATCGGCAGCTTCCTCGCGCTGCTCACTTATCCGGTTCTGCTGGAGCCCATGTTCTCACTGCGCACGCAAAACCTGATCTGGACATCGGGCTATGGCCTCCTGATCGTGCTGATCGCCACATGTGGTGTCCTGCTGATGCGCTCGCCGGCCAGGGCCATCGGGACGCTTGAAGCGAATGAGACCACCGTGCCCGCACCGAGTTGGCTGCAGCGCCTGCACTGGATCTTCCTTGCAGCCGTGCCATCGGGCCTGCTGATCGCCGTGACCGCGCATATCTCCACGGATGTCGCCGCCGCACCGCTGCTGTGGGTGCTGCCATTGTCGCTCTACCTGCTGACCTGGGTGCTGGTGTTCCAATCGCGCCCTTTGCTGCCGCACTGGTTCATGCTGCTGTTGCAGCCGCTGGCCATCGCTGGCGTGATCGTGCTGCTCGCCATCGGTGGCGAGCAGAACCTCCTGCTCACGCTGGGAGGCCATCAGCTCGCATTCTTCATCATCGCCATGGCCTGCCATGGTGAGCTCGCGCGCACCCGTCCGGCGGCGCGCTATCTCACCGGCTTCTATGTCGCGCTGTCTTTCGGCGGCATGGTGGGCGGCCTGTTTGCAGGGTTGATTGCGCCGTACACGTTTTCGTGGATCGCTGAATATCCGATCCTGATCGCGCTTGCGGTGCTGTGTCGTCCAGCACAGTCCGAGCGTTTTTCGCGCTGGGCCGGCATCTACTGGCTGCTGCTGTTCGTCACCGCGGTGGTGCTGATCGCGCCTAGTTTCACCACCGGGAAATGGTTCGACTGGTTCGATACGCGGCGCGTCTATGTAATCAGCGGCGTGGCTGCGACCGGCATGATCGTCGCGCTGCTGCTGCGGGCCGATCGTCTGAAACTTGTGGCCGTCGCCGTGCTGGCACTGGCGCTGCTGCGGATCTATCCACCCGATGATGGGCGCGTTGAGACGGTGCGCAGCTTCTTTGGCGTTCACAAGATCCAGGTGACCTCCAACGGCCAGTATCATGTGCTGCTGCACGGCACGACCATTCACGGCGCTGAAAAATATCTCAACGACGATGGCACGCCGGTGACCGGTCGCCCGGAGCCGATCTCGTATTACTACAAGGACGGCGGCATGGGGCAGGCGATTGCCGCCATGCGCGCGCGCAAAGGCGCGCCGCTGAAGGCGGCGGTGATCGGCCTCGGTTCGGGCTCGCTGGTCTGTGCACAGGCGCCGGGAGAAAACTGGAAATTCTTCGAGATCGACCAGACCATGGTCGATACGGCGCGTGATCCGAAATATTTCAGCTTCATCTCCAAATGCCAGCCGGACATCAAACCCGTCATCGGTGATGCACGGCTGACCTTCACCAAGGAAGTCGATGGCGCGTATGATCTCATCATTGTCGATGCCTATTCATCGGATGCGATCCCGATCCATCTGGCCACCCAGGAGGCCATGGCGATCTACAAGGCCAAGTTGGCACCGGGCGGCGCGGTGGTGATGCATGTCTCCAATCGCCACCTCGAACTCGGCAGCGTTGTGACCGGCATTGCGGATGCCAATGGGCTGACGAGTTGGGTGTTCAACGAGGATGCCGGCCGTGATGCCGAATATATCTTCTCGACCAATGTGGTGATCTCGGCGCGCGATGCCGCCGATGTCGGCAGCATCGCGCTGCCGTCATCGCAATGGACGCTGACGCCGGCGAAGCCGGATCGGCGGGTATGGACCGATGACTATTCCAACATCCTCGGGGCCGTGTGGCGCCGTCTGCGCGACGGCGATACCTGA